A window of Bacillota bacterium genomic DNA:
AGTACGCTTCTACAGCCTCAATGTGCTTGATTATGCGACGCATCGCGTGGCCGTGAACGTAACTGAGAGTAAGCGCGACGACGTTCTGGCCCAATCGCTCATGGTAAGTTGGCAACGCCTCGGTATGCCCAGGTACGTGCAGCTTGATAACCAGCAGGCCTTGCGTGGTGCAAATCGTTATCCTAGAAGCTTCGGTCTGGTGATCAGGTGTTGCCTTAACTTAGGCATAACACCGGTATTTATCCCGGTTTCCGAACCGTGGCGCAATCCAGAGATCGAGAAGTTTAACGACGTGTGGGATAAGACCTTCTTTCGTACCCAGCGCTTCGAGAGTTTGGCGGCGCTTCGTGCCGAGACCATAAGCTTTGAGGCCTTTCACAATCAACATTATCGTTATAGCGTTCTGTCGGGTAAAACCCCGGACGAATCGCTGCAGGCTTCGGGCTGTAGTCTTCGACTCCTGCACGAAACCTTTGTACCGAAGGAGCCACCAACTTCCGGGATGGTCAAGCTGATCCGCTTCATCAGGAGCGATGTGATGCTCGACATCTTTACTGAGCGCTTTCGCCTTGATAGAAGTGTCGTGTATGAATACGTGACCGCAACTATATATGTCAAAGAACAAGTTCTTATCGTTGACTGCCAGGGCCACGAGGTCACGGTTATCGACTACAAACTACCCTGGATGTAAACGATGTGCTGCTACAACTTTGTAGCACTCGAATGTAAACGATGTGCTGCTACTTATCAAATACATTTTAGGAAGATTTAGCTGGACCCATCACGCTTTAAGCATTATTAAAAATCGATTTCGCGGACTGTTTCCTCAGGTTACGCCTTAACGGGATGTCAAGGAGGGCATTATGAACGGCGGTATATACTTGATTGACACCAACGGACAGCTCATTGAGATGAGGGAGCAGGACTATGACTCGGAATCATTGTTGCAAGAAATGCTTGCTCAGTACCCCAACCTCCTCGCCGGCGACCAGATTGACGCCGTTTCCCCAAGAAGGTGGCTTTTAGTCTCAAGGGAAGCAAGTATCCCGATGGAAGAGGACGGTGACGGGGATGTCATGGGGACGGTTCTGTTGACAACAGTCAGCGGACTATGATAATATCTTGGCCGAGGTGGTAAAATGCCAAGACATGCCAGGGTGTTATCCAAAACACAAACCTATCACATTATGCTGCGGGGAAACAACCGGAAGGATGTTTTTATCGATGATGAAGATAAGGCCAGAATCGTTGCCGTTATTTCGGAGAAACAGGGCGCTGACCGTTTTACGGTCTACGCGTATTGCGTGATGGACAATCACCTGCACTTAGTTCTCAGGGAGGGAAAGGATCTTTTATCAAAGACCTTAAAACGTATCGGGACCAGTTACGCCTACTATTTCAATAAGAAATACAAACGGGTAGGCCATGTATTCCAAGACCGGTACCGGAGCGAAAGCGTTGAGGACGACGCCTATTTACTCGGGGTTATCCGGTACGTTCATTTAAATCCGGAGAAAGCAGGCATAGGCAGCGCGGAGACCTACCCATGGAGCAGTTACCATGAATACTTCAAGGAAAACGCAAGCCTGGTCGCGGCAGACGAGATATTGAGTATGTTCTCCGATAATAGAGAAAAAGCCGTTGACGATTTTAAGAAGTTTCATCAAGAAGAGCCGGGGGGACTCTTCCTCGATATCAAGGACAAAAAACGAATTACCGAGGAGAACGTGCAGTTGTTTATAGGTAAATACCTAAAAAAACGCAAGTTGGAAATAAAGGATTTGAAACTGCACGAGAATAAGACTTACCGGGATGAACTAATAGAATTGCTGCGCAAAGAATTTGACCTGTCATTGAGGCGTATAGCGGATGTGCTGGGAATAAACCGTGAGGTTGTTCGCAGGGCGGTTTTAAAACGGCTTTAGCGTTGTCAGAGGAACCGTCCCCCTGACATTCCCCTGACATTACTAACAGGACAAGCAAGGGTATGCTTCTTTGTGGAAAGGCACCGTGATTATGATGACGCCTGAAACGTTCGTAAGGGCCAATTTGGAGAGAATCACCGGGTTGTTGCAGATCTACGGCCAGTGGTTCGGGAGGCCGTACGACAACATTCACCGCGCGGCTGAAGTCAAATGGGAGAATGACGTGCTTGCAATCCGTTTTAGCGACGGGGAAGAATTGCAGGTGTGGAATCCCTCGCCGCCGTTGATTAGAGGCCGCGACTTCCTCATCGAGAAGGCCGTCCGCGTCAGATGGTCCTGGAACTTGTACGGTCTGGAAAGAACGCCCGACAACCGCCGTTATTATGATTACGTTGTTGAGAAAGAATCCGTGCGGGTGAGCACGGATTATGATTATCATCAGTCCACTCAAGCCGATAAGAGCCAGCCGGCCGTTGTACTGCACGGGTAAAGCATTTCCCATTCCCCTTTTTCCTGTCTCTGTAATAGTAAAGCCCTTTATCTGCGGAGTATGTAAACACTTTACCGGCAAGATTCTAACATTAATTGGATGCCGTTCTTTATATTATTGTCTTGCCTAAAAATTAAAGAGGCGATTGAAAGATACCGATATACTTTACGGGGATCGGGGTATTTCGATAACCATGTTATAAAAAAGAGGACTCATTCCGTGAAATACCCTGTTATGGAAAGGGGGGGCTAGAAATATAACAATCAAACATATTTTCTGAACGTAAAAATTTAATTCCTTAGAGTAAGGAGGAAGTTGAGTGGATCTTTTAAACTATAAGGAAAGTTTTCTTAACCCGCTTTTAAAGGAACTGGTAGCCCTAATCTACCTCTGTGCGACCTTAGTTTTTCTGGTGGCCAGAACTAGGTTAGGCGGCGAACTCCAGAAAATCACGGGATTACTAGCAACAACCAGTTTATTTGGTACACTCGCGCTGGCCTTCCGATGGAGAGGGGATAAGCTGGTCGCCTGGAAGTGGGGCGAAAGCTTATTATTCCTGCTGTTCGCTATAGTAGCATTAATCATAGCAATTAGAGTCTCTACACGGCTGAAGGAAGCTACAAGAATCTTCAGGGGGGGTATCTAATGTTCAATTACGATATCAGTTTCTTCAACCCTTTACTTAAGATCATCATTGCCGCATGTTTCTTTATAGCAACTCTTATGTTTTATAAAGCCAAGGGCGATTTCGGCGGTCAGGTCGGCAAATTTGTCAATTTGGTCTCCATAGGGGTGCTCTTGTCCGCATTGGGCGCATTCTTCAGGTATTTCGGGCATGGAACACAGTTTGGTTTTAACGAAGCTTTCTCGCTGAAATGGTTCGAAAGCTTATCATACACAATCGGATCAATTCTGATCCTGCTTGCAGGCATAAAACTTCTGAAGTTCGGAAAGTAGAAAGGAGTGCGGTTCTATGGCAAGCTCAATGGCCCAGCAAATTGAAGCAATTCTGGCACCCGCAATAGGCCCGACAATAGCCAAAGGAGCAATTATATTCTTATGTAATAGACTAGGCATCAAACCTGATCAGATCGATGCGCAGAACTTGCCAAAGATCGCTGAAGATCTCAAAATCGCTCTTAAAATGTTCGGAGGAGAGAAAATGGCAGCAAGTCTAGCCGATAAAATAAGGAGATTGTAGTAAGCAACTCAGTAAAAAGAGGGCTGGCTACTTTAGAGCCAGTCCCTTTTTCTCTATTCCCGGCATGGAGATAACTTTAGGTGAAAGTTCCGAACGGGAGTTGACAGCGCCCACCGTTAGCTTAAGGTCTGATGGATAACCATGTACACCTGGTTGTCGGCGAAGGCGACAATATAATAACCAAGGTAATGCAAGGAATAAACACAAGCTATGCTTACTATGAGTGTCATGGGGATGGCAGACCGTGTGATAAATCAATCAGCTAACCCGCTGTAGTAGTCCCCATTCCTGTCTAGACGTCAAAACAAGTCCCTTTGAATAATGGTAACAGTAAAACCGGTGCCTATGTCAGGACCGGTTCTCTTCTTTCCCTCAGTCTCCTGTCCCTTGTCACGCCTCTTACTCTGCAGCGCGGCTTGGGCGGTCGTCAATGATGCCGGACATGAAAAGCCCGATCAGTTGTTTAACCGTATCTTCAAAGGACAGGTTGTTGCTCAATATAAATTCGGGATTCACCACCGCCTGTACGGAAGCCAAGAAAGCCGCCCCCACGATCCTGGGGTCTATTTCCCGCAGACCTTTTCCCTCGTATTTTCCCGCCAGCAACTCTACGACATTCCGCTGGATCTTTTCCGCCCGGAAACGCTCAATCTTCTTCCACAACTCCGGGTAGTGACGCCTGAGGTCATCCAGTACCAGCGGGTTCAACATGGAGCGGCCGTGTTGAACGACCAGACTGATCACCCCGGAGAATATATCGGCCGGTCTTTCAGAGGAACTGATTGTCTGTTCGATTTTACCGGTCATTTGATTCATGAATCTTTCCAACAGGACTTCCACGATCTCGTCCTTGCTCCGAAAGTGACGGTAAATGGTCCTTTTGCTTACTCCTGCATGGGCGGCCAACTCGTCCACGGTAACCCGGTAAAAACCCCTGGTGCGGGACAGTTCCGCCAGGGCCGTGATAATCTGTTCCTTCTTATTCAAAAACGTAACACCACCTTGTTGAACGCGGTGAATACTCACGCAATCCTCTTCTTAAATTTCAATATACTCAGGGTCAGCAGCACCAGCGAGAATACCAGCAGCGAGGCGACCTGCCCCACCAGGTAGGGAAATCCAATGCCTTTCAGCACTATGCCCCTGATTATATCCAGATAGTAAGTCAGGGGAATAAGGTTGCCGAGATAGTATATGATTTGCGGCATGGCGTCCCGGGGGAACAGGAACCCGGAAAGCATTATGCTGGGCAGAAAGACAAAGAAGGACATCTGGAATGCCTGCATCTGGGTTTTGGCGACGTTGGAAATCAGGATCCCCAGCCCCAGTGAGGCGGTGATAAAAAACAGGGTCAGCAGGTACAACTCCAGCAAGCTTCCCCGGATGGGCACGTGAAACACGATTACCCCCACCAGCAGCGCCACGGTGATTTGCAGGTATCCCAGGGCTATATAAGGCAGGATCTTGCCGATCATCAGCTCGTAGGGTCTGACCGGGGTTACGATGAGCTGTTCCAGGGTACCCCTTTCCCGCTCCCGCACGATGCCCATGGAAGTCATCATTACCATGGTCATGGTGACGATGATCCCTAAAATGGCCGGCACCATGTAATAAGCGGTGATGCCGTCCGGGTTGTACCACGGCCGTACCCTGACGTCATAAGGAGGACCGGCGATGGCTTTCTTTTGGGCCAGGATCTCCTGGGACTTGATTAAACCGATGGAGTTGGCGACGGCTATGGCCTGGTTGGCCACCATGTTGTCGCTGGCGTCCACAATTACCTGCACCTGGGCGGGGGCGCCCCGTTTGATACTGCGCGCGAAGTCAGGCGGGAATACGATCCCCACCTTGGCCTTCCCGCTGTCGATGGTCCCGTTCACTTCGTCGTAGCTTCCCGCTGCGGACGTGATGTCAAAGTACCCCGAGGCGCTGAAGGAATTCAGCAAATCCCGGCTTTCGGGTGAAAGCGACTGGTCGAAGACCACCGTAGGAATATGCCTCACCTCGGTCTGAATGGCGTACCCGAAAAGCAACAACTGCACCAGCGGAAGCATGAAGACTAACCCCAGGGTCATCCGGTCCCGGCGCATTTGAAGGAATTCCTTGTAAAGGATGGCCAGTATCCTGCTCATCAACCCGCACCTTCCTTTTTGAGTCGAGTCACGAATCCGCCGCCGACTTCCGCCGGGCGAGAGCGATGAATACGTCCTCCAGCGAGGGTGTGACGGGCCGGGGTTCGGCCCCGGTGAATTCCATCAGTGACGGCCGGCGGGATTCGCTTTCCAGCAGCACGTGCAGCAGCGGCCCGTGCACGGTGCACTCTTGAACATAGGGCAGTCTTTCGATGTCGTTAATCCGGTCCATGGCATCGGAAAGTTCCAGTTCCACCAGGTGCCCGCCGATAACGTTTTTCTTCAGGTTGTCGGGAGTATCCACGCCCATCAGCCGTCCTGAAGAAATAAAGGCTATCTTGTCACAGTACTCGGCCTCGTCCATGAAATGGGTGGTCACCATCACCGTGGTACCCGCGGCGGCCATCCGCTGGATAATGTTGAAAAACATCCGCCGGCTGGTGGGACTGACCCCGCTGGTGGGTTCGTCCAAGAATACGATGGCGGGCCGGGAAATAATGGCGCACCCCAGGGCCAGCCGTTGCTTCCACCCGCCGCTGAGGTTGGCCGCCAGCTCGTGCTCGCGTCCGGTCAGCCCGGCCATGGCCGTCATTTCCCGCACCCGGTCTTTGCACTCCCGGCGCGGCACGCTGTAGAGGCCGGCGTAAAAATTCAGGTTTTCTTCCACGGTCAGGTCCTCGTAGAGGCTGAACTTCTGGGACATGTAGCCGATCCTTTTTTTTATTTCCTCGGTTTCCCGCACCAGGTCGTGTCCCAGCACGGTCCCCGTACCGGAGGTGGGCTCAAGGATGCCGCACAGCATCCGGATCGCGGTGGACTTACCGGCGCCGTTGGGTCCGATAAAACCGTATATTTCCCCCGGCCTGATATTCAACGTTAACCGGTCCACGGCGATAAAACTGCCGAAAGCCCTTGTCAGTTCACTGGCAGTCACCGCGTACTCCATCAGACCACCTCCTTTTCAGCAAGGGAGATGAAGACGTCTTCCATGGTGGGGGGTATTTCCCGGATGATCGCGCCGGGGGCGTTTTTGTCGGCCAGGCGGCGCTCCACGGCCTGCCGGCCGGCCGCCACGTCATCCACCACCACGCGGTACTTATCCCCATAAAAGGAGTAGTCCAGCGTTTCGGCCAGGCCGCGGAACATTTCCGGGTCCCGGACATCCACCCGCACTTCCAGCACGCGGGACCGGAAGCTTTTTTTCAGGCCGGCAGGCGAGTCCACCGCCGTCACCCGGCCCCGGTCCATAAAGGCCACCACGCCGCACAGTTCCGCCTCGTCCATGTAGGGGGTGGAAACCAGGATGGTCATACCCTCCCGGTTCAGGCGGTACAGGATCTTCCAGAATTCCTTGCGGAACTCGGGGTCCACGCCGTAAGTGGGCTCATCCAGCACCAGGAGGGCCGGCCTGGTCACCAAGGAGCAGGTAAGCGCCAGCTTTTGTCTCATCCCACCGGACAGGTTGTCGGCAAACCGGTTCTTGAAATCAATCAGGCCGGTCAGTGCCAGTATTTCATCCGCCCTACGGGCGATTGTTTGCCGGTCCAGGCAGTACATGGAGCCGAAGAAGTTGATGTTCTCCATCACTGTCAGGTCTCCGTAAAGGCTGAACCGCTGGGGCATGTAACCCAGGTTTTCCCGGGCCCGCTCCAATTTGCCCGGCGTCTCGCCCATCAGCCTGACCTCCCCGGCGTCGGGGACCACAAGCCCGCACACCATGCGCATCAGGGTGGTCTTGCCCGCGCCGTCGGGACCCACCAGACCGAAAATATCCTGTTTTCCCACGTGGATATTCACTTCGTTAACCGCCTGGACGGCGCCGAAGGACTTAGTGAGCTTTACCGCCTTAATCATGATACTCCCCCGACTGTCAGTTAAATACTACGTCTGCGGGCATGCCGGGTTTCAGCACGCCGTCGGCGTCTTCAACCCTGATCTTGACGCCGAACACAATATTGGCGCGCTCCTGCTTGGTCTGAATGGTCTTGGGGGTGAATTCCCCTTTGGAGGCGATTTCCTCCACTTTGCCGGAGAAAATCCTGGTTTCGCCGCTTACGGTGAAGGTGACCCGCTGCTCCAGCCTGATGTGCGGCAAGTCATCGGTGGGTATATATACCTTGATCCACATATCGGAGAGGTCGGCAACGGTTATCACCGGCGCGCCCGGGGTGACGTACTCGCCTTCTTCGTAATTATGGGACAGCACTTTGCCGTCAAGGGGCGAGGTGATTTTCAGATCATCCAACATTGCCTCGGTGGCCTTTAAAACCGCCTTGCTGCGCTCAACCTCGACCCGCGCGGCGTTAATCTGCTGGGGCCGGTTGCCGGACTCCAACAGGTTCAGCCTGGCCCGGGCCGCCTCGACCTGGTTCTCGGCCAGCTTCAGTCTGTTGGCCGCGTTTTCCAGCATGTTGGCCGCCTTTTCGTACTCGGACTGGGGTATGGCCTCCGCCTCATAAAGGGACTCCAGCCGCGCATAATCGGTGGCAGCCTGTTCATAATCGGCGGAAGCCTGTTCACAATTCACTCCGGCCGTGTCGAGCGCCAGGGCGGCCTCTTGAATCTCCGGGTCCCGGGCCCCGGACTGCAGGTCGGCCAGAGCGGCCTCGGCTTTTAACACGGCCAGGGCGTCCCGCTCCCGCTGAGCCGCCAGGTCGTTACGGGAAAGCTCCGCCACCAGTTGCCCCCTGGACACGGTGTCGCCGGCCTTAACGGTAACGGATTTCAAGGTCCCCTGAATTTTGGCGCTCAGGTCCACCGTGACGGCCTCGACGGTACCGGTGGCTTCAATGGCCGAAGTGTCCCGGTCCAGGTAGTTAAGGTAGCCCCAGTATCCCCCCGCGGTGAGCAGTAAAACCACCAGCACCATGGCAACCCGCTTTTTCATGTCCATTCCCTTTCTCTCACGAGAGAAGATTATCAAATCAATTAATTAAAAGATATTTACTACAGGAACTTGGAAATACACAGGTAAACTAATGCACCAATTTGGTTTACCTAGTGACATAATAGCACCGCCGGACGATACCGGCAATACCGTTTTTTTCACCGCTGCAAGAAAAGAGCCGACTCTTGCGTCAGCCCCGTTTTTAGCCGGAACTATCATAAGGCGGTTCATCTGACAACAGACCGGCAGTTAGAATTCCCGCGGACGCTGACGGGTGTCCCGGCGCTCAACTTGCCGGCCTGGATATGTTTTTGTGCAAATATTGCATATCTACTAACGGTATAAAGCAGCATAAAACTCTAATTGAGTACCGGGGGAGGGACGCCTACGCTGACACGGTTCAACCGGGGATATATGCTAAATGCCGCTTAAGTACCAGTAAAGATGGTTCCCGGCAATTCTTTAAAGTGATGATCGCTGGTAACCACCTTGCAGCCGCATTCCAGACCGGTAGCGTAAACAATCGCGTCGGCCATAGGTAGATCCCACCGAAGAGATACATCGGCGGCAACAAGCGCCAAGCGGTCGTCAAAAGGAACGAGCTTTGTCTGCTGCATTTGGGCGGCGATAAAAAGGGCTTTTTCTTTACCTTCTTCCCGTGAAATCTTTTTGGTTGCTTCATAAATGACGATGGAAGGTGTGACGATCTCCTCCCGCTGGGAAAAATAGGGTGTGTATTCCTCTGCAAGCGGACCGTCGGCAAGAAACTCGAGCCATCCGCACGAGTCTACGAGAATCAAAACCGTTCCTCCTCGTCCCGCGCCACATCTGTGCTCATCCCGCGCAGGCAGCCGCGCATTTCGGCAAGACGGACGCTCGGAACCAATTTGATGCTCCCGTTTTTGATTATAAGGTGCAGGCGCTGCCCTTTCTTGATCCCAAGAGACTTCCGCACCGCAGCCGGAATAACGATTTGGTACTTACTGGAGACAACCACATCCGACATCAAACTAAACCTCCTCTTACCATAATACTGTCGTTAATATAAATGTAAATTAAAAGGGCGATTCAGTCCATAAACCTTCTATAAGTGCGCCCCGGCCGAAGCAAAATGCCCTCTTCGCGCGGTTCAGCCACAAGAAAAGAACCTTCATCCAGATTATAAGCCCGGCGTAGTGAAGCGGGAATAACCACCGTCCCGCGTTTGCCTATACGGATGGTTTCGGTGCTCGCCATATAAATCACCTCTGAATATCAGAAATCCCTTCTTCATGCCAACAAGCCTTGCCCTCAAAAGCCGATCGGCTAAATTCCCGGAACCTGCATGAAAAGCGGACGACGGTAAGGAGTAATAGTTATTTCCGGGTTACAGGATTTATAATAAGTAAAGTTTTATTTGGAAGGAGAAGGTGTTCCAAATTTGATGAACAAAAAAATACTCGCCCTCCTGGGCGCGGGCCATGCCGTCACCGACGTCAACCAGGGGGCGCTGTCGATGATGCTGGCGTTTCTGCAGCCTGTACTGAGCTTGAATCAGATGCAGGTAGGCCTGGCGATGCTCGCCTTTAATCTAAGCTCTTCGGTCATCCAACCCTTATTCGGAATGTTCAGCGACCGCTTCCGGGCCGCCTGGCTGATCCCTCTGGGCTGCCTGCTGGCAGGGTTGGGCATGGCTTTTACCGGTTTTAGCCCAAATTACCCGTTCCTGCTGATTGCGGCGTTAATCAGCGGGCTGGGTGTGGCGGCCTTCCACCCCGAAGGCTCGAAATACACCCGTTTTGCCAGCGGTCCGCGCAAGGCCTCGGGCATGTCCGTCTTTTCCGTGGGGGGGAATTTCGGCTTTGCGGCAGGTCCCATACTGGCCACCCTTTTCTTCGGGTGGAAAGGCCTGGCCGGTTCTGCGGGATTTTTTGCCCTGAACGGGATAATGGCGCTTACGCTTCTGTTTTTCCTTCCCGCCGTCAAGTCCGCCGGCGCCGGCTCCGCCTCGCCGGCTCCGGCAACCGGAGCGGTCCGGGATGCAGGAAAAAACCCCGGGATGAGCAAAGTAAGGTTGATTGCCGCTGTTGTCCTTTTGGTGCTGGTTATTATCATGCGGACCTGGGTCCACTTCGGCATGGTCACTTTCTTACCCCAGTACTATGTGCATTACCTTCACCATAGCGAGCGGTATGCCGCCTTCCTCACCTCTTTGTTCCTGCTGGCGGGCGCGTTCGGCACCATTACCGGGGGGCCTGCGGCTGACCGCTGGGGCCTGAAAACCGTGCTCGTTACTTCCATGGCCCTGATGGTTCCGTTTTTGTATCTGTTTACCCACTCAAGCGGGATTTGGACGGTACTGATAGTGGCACTGTCCGGTTTTGCCGTAATATCAACTTTTGCCGTGACCATAGTTTTCGGCCAGGAGCTGCTGCCCAACAATGTCGGACTGGCCTCCGGCCTGATGATGGGCTTCGGCGTCGGCGCGGGCGGGGCGGGGGCGGCTCTTCTGGGCTGGGTTGCCGACCACTGGGGGCTTCCGTCCATATTTCACGTAATGATTGTTTTTCCGGCAATCGGCCTCTTTCTGGCGCTCTTTCTGCCGGGCCGGCCCGCCGCGGTGATGAATCGTTCAAGGCCGGCCGGATAAGAGATTTGTTGTAAGAGAGGCAATGATGAAACAGCGCTTTCTTTTTGCAGTCATCGTAAGTATTTTTGTCCTATGCGGCTGCGGCACAAGGAATGAAACGACGGACAGGCCATCAAACACCCCGCAAGACGGGCCGGCCGCACAGCACTCCACGGCGAAGCGGCCTGATTCGCGGAATGCCGGACAGCAGGCTGAACTGCCGGCAACACTGGTTGAGGGTATCGTGACCAGGGTGGTTGACGGCGATACGTCGTACATCAGAATAGCAGGCGGCCTTGTGAAAAAGGTTCGGTTTACCGGGATCGATACCCCGGAGACAGGGCATCCGAAGACGGAGGAACCATACGGGAAAGAAGCGGCAGAATACACCCGTTCACGGATATTGGACCGGCGGGTCTGGCTGGAAGTTGACGTTCAGGAAAGGGACAGATACGGGCGGCTGCTTGCGTACGTTTGGCTGATCCCGCCGGCTGAAATCAGCGACGCAGAAATCCGCAACCACCTGCTAAACGCCGACTTGCTGCTGAACGGGTACGCGCAAATGCTTACAATGCCGCCGAACGTTAAGTACGTCACTTATTTTAGGCGCTGTCAGACCGAGGCGCGCGAAAAGAAGCGCGGCTTGCACGGGATGGACGGGCAGGCCTCCAAACGGGATAATTGAAACGCCGCCGCGGCCACGAAAAACCGGGGGCCGCCGATTCTCGTTCCCCGGTCAGTAGCGGATATAGTACGGGTGGATAAGGAAGGAGAGAGTGAAGGGGACAAGAAAGACGCATCCTACGCACCTAAGCTCCTGTCCCTACATAAGATGGGATAAAATGGCTATAGGGAAGTGTGGAGCGTGTCCGAAATTCTATCGGGAACCTGTCTGGTCCGGGAGCCGATACCGCTGGACCAGCCGGCCGCCGATTTCACGGCGGAGGCATATTTCCGGGGAGAAAGAGCGCGCATAAAGCTGTCAGCCCTGCGTGACAAGTGGGTGGTGCTGTTCTTTTACACGGCGGACTTTACCTTTGTTTGACCGACGGAACTGGCAGCCGTGGCTGTCCGGTACGACAAATTCAAGAAACTCGGCGCCGAAGTGCTGGGTATCAGCACCGACAGTGTTTACTCCCACAAGATATTTGCGCGAACTTCACCCTCGGCGAAGAAGGTGCGGTATCCCCTGCTTTCCGACCAGACCGGCGCTGTCTCGCGATGCTACGGTGCATATAATCCGGTAACAGGCACCGCGAGCCGCACCACGGTGATTATTTCCCCCAAAGAACAACTGGTGAAGTACTTCTGCAAGTATCCCGGTACGGTAGGAAGAAACGCGGATGAATTAATCCGCATTCTTGAGGCCCTTCAATTCACGGCGTCCACGGGGCTCGGCGCGCCCGCGGGCTGGCAGCCGGGTGATCCGGGCATTCCCAGGGATTGGGCTTTGGTGGGGCAAATATGATCTTCGCTTAACGACTCAACTCTCGCAGTAAAACAAGCGGCGCAAAAACACCCTCATCATACTCAATGTACGTCTTGGGTTCGAAGTTGGTGGCGGACCTGCAGTCCCTTCCGG
This region includes:
- a CDS encoding MFS transporter; the encoded protein is MNKKILALLGAGHAVTDVNQGALSMMLAFLQPVLSLNQMQVGLAMLAFNLSSSVIQPLFGMFSDRFRAAWLIPLGCLLAGLGMAFTGFSPNYPFLLIAALISGLGVAAFHPEGSKYTRFASGPRKASGMSVFSVGGNFGFAAGPILATLFFGWKGLAGSAGFFALNGIMALTLLFFLPAVKSAGAGSASPAPATGAVRDAGKNPGMSKVRLIAAVVLLVLVIIMRTWVHFGMVTFLPQYYVHYLHHSERYAAFLTSLFLLAGAFGTITGGPAADRWGLKTVLVTSMALMVPFLYLFTHSSGIWTVLIVALSGFAVISTFAVTIVFGQELLPNNVGLASGLMMGFGVGAGGAGAALLGWVADHWGLPSIFHVMIVFPAIGLFLALFLPGRPAAVMNRSRPAG
- a CDS encoding peroxiredoxin, with the translated sequence MSEILSGTCLVREPIPLDQPAADFTAEAYFRGERARIKLSALRDKWVVLFFYTADFTFVUPTELAAVAVRYDKFKKLGAEVLGISTDSVYSHKIFARTSPSAKKVRYPLLSDQTGAVSRCYGAYNPVTGTASRTTVIISPKEQLVKYFCKYPGTVGRNADELIRILEALQFTASTGLGAPAGWQPGDPGIPRDWALVGQI
- a CDS encoding thermonuclease family protein encodes the protein MMKQRFLFAVIVSIFVLCGCGTRNETTDRPSNTPQDGPAAQHSTAKRPDSRNAGQQAELPATLVEGIVTRVVDGDTSYIRIAGGLVKKVRFTGIDTPETGHPKTEEPYGKEAAEYTRSRILDRRVWLEVDVQERDRYGRLLAYVWLIPPAEISDAEIRNHLLNADLLLNGYAQMLTMPPNVKYVTYFRRCQTEAREKKRGLHGMDGQASKRDN